acttggggtctccaagcaatttccctgctgtatatatagacaaagaggcactatctacatggtctgtgcgcgtgagaaaagaagtatacatgtgaaataagaattgtgctgtgggctgtgcagaagtgtggatttcccctaggtgcccttggcacagcatcttggcgcagcatcttggcaagataagcgccaagatcacatgattagaaaataaaagatattgagtccgtaaaaaatactaaaaataacagaaaaattgtccaattctAGTGGTATAAATCTTGGGAGTGTAACACTATACTACTTgtgggccggctacttagctggctgggtaccttctctaatgagtaagaggcaaggtaaaattgacttggggtctccaagtgattttcctactgtatatatagacaaaggggcgctatctacatggtctgtgtgcgtgagaaaaggaagtacataaatgaaataagaagagtgctgcaggctgcacagaagcgtggatttcccctaagcgcccttggcacagcatcttggcatggcatattggcataataagcgccaagatcacatgattaaaaaacacaagatattgagtttgtaaaaaatagtagaaatatcaaaaaaaagagacaattctaatggtatatgtttaagagggtgtaacacttTGGATCCAACTATAGGCTACTAAAGTGGGCTTTCTGGTGCAACACCAACCTTTTTGCTAGGCTTTTCAATCTGTGCCTCAACATTGGATATCACCCCACTGTGCTGCAAAACTGTGTCATTGCCCCCATACCAAAACCCTGTTGCCAAGACATGTCCCTACCAAAGAACTACTGACCTATTGCCCTACTAGAGACCTTGTCTAAGCTCTTGGAGAAGGTCATTACTACCAGACTTACTTTTGAGGCTGGTAAACATTTGCTTATCCCTCACAGTCAGTTTGGAGGGAAGGACATCACATCTTGCACCAACACAGGGATCTGCATGATCCACAACATCAAATCACACTGGAAGTCCAATCACAGGGTCTCACTTATCACCCTTGATGTATCTGGCTACTTCAATAACATGGATCACAGCAGACTCATATACACCCTGGACTGCATGGGATACCCTGACCAAATCTGCAACTGGCTTAAGTCATACCTCAGCCACAGAACTGTGCAATTCAGAGTCAACAGGCACCTTTGCCCTtccattgcactcccccctgTGGGTATCCCCCAAGGTTCTCTGCTATCCCCCATATTATCCTCTTTATACTCCACCCCCCTGCTCATTGCTGTGCAAGATCCCCATGTGCAATCCTTTGCATACATAGACAACTTCACCATCTTGGCTTGGGGGAAGTCCCATGAGTATAATGTGACTACTATGTGGCAGATAGCCACCTGCGTGTCCAACACAGCACTCCAACTTGGCCTTGAATTTGAAATTGATAAGTCTGACCTTATACACTTCTATTGCCACTCTAACCATTCTTCCAACCCCAGTCTTTGCCTTACCCTGAACAGCAAGAACTCCATCATACTGCCTCAAGGATGCATTTGTTGGCTAGGCTTCTACCTAGACAGAAAGCTCTTGTTCAAAGAGCATATCTCCAACTCTGCTaacaaagccaaagccaTCATAGCTGGATTAGGAATGCTAGCCAACACGCAGCATGGACTCACCATCAAACACGTGCACATCCTCTACCTCACCTGCGTCATCCCAATCCTCACATATGGATCCCCTCTGTGGTTTCTTGGGCGTAGACAGAAGTTGTTGCTCAAGCCGCTTAGGAAGGTCCAGAACCAAGGATTGAGATGGCTTCTTGGAGCCTTCAAAACCACTCCCATCCCCTGTCTCAAACACCTAGCCTCCATCCCACCCCTGCACATTGTGTGCCAGAAGCTTATCATGAACTACTTGGCTAAACTCAGAACCATCTCCAAGTCATCCAAAGTTGCCAAACGTCTCCCAGCCTCATGggacacgcatatacccacccTTAACAGCAACAGGAACAACAAGGCCGAAAGCTTGCAATCCCCCATTCACTTCATTGCATCACATAGCCATCCACACATCGAGTTCGTCTCGCCACACATCAACCACCCGTCCAACCCATCCGTCCCGGTCCCTGACCAAATCAAAATTAAGGACACCACCAACGGCCTCAAACAAGACGAATACCGCGACAAAATCCTATCCGAAATCAGCGTGCTGGAAGAATGCCATGCCAGCGTTCTTGGCTACTCAGATGGACACGCGGCGGTGTCCAATGGCATTTGGAAAGTCGGCGTCGGCTACGTTATACGTGCCGGAAAAAGGACTTTGTCATCGTCGTCGGTTAGAATTGGACCGCAAGCCAACATATATGATGCAGAAATGCTGGGAATACTATTAGCGTTCATGAAAGCTAAACAAATAGCCGAAAATCAAGGTTATCGCAAAATACGGATATACTGCGATAACCAGGCCGCCGTAAAATCGATCGCCGACCTCTCTCGACACCCGTGCCAGTTTGCTTCCAGAGCATTCGTCCCTGCCGCCAAGGCATTCGTGGAGGGACACCCTGAACGATCCATACATGTCACCTGGACGCCCGGGCACAACGGAGTCGAAGGCAACGAAATTGCGGACCGACTGGCTAACGAAGGAGCTAGAGTGGCCCCGAACCCCATATTCAATCGCACCATCACATGGGCGAAAGAACAGGCAACCCGCAAAACCGTAcgtacatggaagaaagcatGGTACGAGCACTCGGAATCACGAATCAACTCGAAATACTACATCCCCCGCCCACCCGCGCTCAAACTGCACCCTATATTCAACTCAAGCAAGTTGGGCAGGGACATCGAGTGCCGCCTCGTACAATTCCTTACCGGGCACGGCCATTACGGCGAGTACCATGCTCAATTCCATCACGACGTAGATCCCAGGTGTGCTTGTGGGGAGTCGGAAGAGACAATATTCCATTTAACCACCTCCTGTCCCGCCGTAGCGGGACACAGGGGGATACTTagtgagttttccaccaACATTAACGATCCCACAATGTTTGGCTCCCTAGCAGGTCTCGAAGCAGTTGCAAAGTTCATCGCCAAGACGGGCATAGgtcgaagacgaggaggcccgCCGGCAACCGCTCAATCCATGTAGTATATACGCCCTTAAGGCCGCCATTCCTCTCCCGCCCTTACGGTCTCTACCCCGagttaggccttaagccacctGTACGTCGCCATGCGACACTTATCCTCTGACCGTGCTACGTTCCTGCCTGTTGTCTCGTCGTCTCTTTGTtttcttttctctctcttttctttctctgtACCCGATTTTGTAGCTTTCACGGTTTGGTTTCGgctttgtgagcggtttgcctagttcgcatgtagctcccgtattgttTATATTTGGAAatgtatcaaaaaaaaagaaaaaaacaaacaaacaaacacgTGCTGGGTGTACTAATTAACTGTGCTAAAATCATACTCGTTACGGCAACCCTTGCTTGCCGACGCAAGGCAATCAATCTTGGCCTTTGTTTCTGGAGCCGCCCACCTTCAGTTTCAAGCAAACGATTTGGCAAGCAAGGTGGCATGGTGCGCATCAGGAGGCTATATAATTTAGCAAAAAGGAAGCAGGAGCTCAAGAAGTTATTATTCACATGAGCCTGTGTAACCCGTCGTACCCCCTGACTGGGATGATTGGCGATGTGGTGGTTTCCCGGTTTGCGGACGAGGTAGTGTCCAGTGTGCGCCAAGCTTTATTGCTCGTCTCGGCGCTCGTAGTCACTGAATATCTGTGATAAAGCGATTCACACGTCTTTCCTGTTGTTATCCAACTAAAACTAATGGAGTAATACACATATAACTACGGGTCAAGCAAGGTTAACAAGGCTTTCCAGACCGCTTCTACAAATACTGCCAGGGTTGTCGAGCGCTCGGGAGCACCCACAGTTCTCCCTACGCTCGTCGAGACTCGCGGAGCAATTCAGGAGGCTTAGTCATCACGGGCTTTACTTAACTTGGATAGGTAAGTGCCGACCCTATATTTTAAAACGGCATAAATGTTAACTGGATAAAACTTTGTGGAGTTCAGGGAGAATCATGGGTACTCTTGGGCGCTCGCCGACCCTGGCGGTTTTAAAGAGAAGTGAGTGACGATAGATTTGATTAATGTGCTTGCAAGAACATCGAGTGAACGCATGATATATCTGATATATGGCTTCTTAATATCCACAACATATTTCGTCGTAGAAGCCGTGCTTATGTAGCAATATTGACCTTTCCTTAAACTCCGCAAATGTTGTGATAGACAAGATTGTACTTGAACCCCGTACAACATATCGACAAGGTCAACGTCCCTTGTTTTCATTGCAACGGGTTAGACCCAAGCCGAGTGAACCACATGTGCTGGACATCGACCCAACGTAGCCCAGAAAGGTAATACCAGAACATTCATAATATGTTTTCGTAGACGAATCAAGGACTGAGGGTTAGAATTATCCACAATACCATGTTTCGGCCACCACGctgattcccaggtatctTCAAATTACTTGATTGTAGCCATAGGTTATTTTCCTGGGAGGCGTCAAAAGACGTAGATATAATAGTAGAGCTTGAGTGCATTGAACTGATACTATAATACAGAAAGCCATTCCGTATGGTCTCAGGGCGTGTTCAATCACGGTTCACTCAGCGCCACTTTGTTTGGAAAGGTTTGGTCACGTGTAACGAACGTGTGTGACGGTATTGTGGGTTGGATGACATCAGCCAAGGGACCCTGTAATGACACCCGTGATTGGAATGTTTCTCTCAACTCCCATACCCACTTTCAGCCCGGTCAACCGGTCtcccatacttggtacgcaccCAACATGAAGTTTGGACAGAAGATCAAAGTAAACTCTCCATCTTAAAACATGTTATGGCTCCTTAACAACTTTGAATAGAACGACTCATATGCTGAATGGCGAGCCTACTACCTCGACTATACTGGCTTGAAGAAATTCCTAAAGGCTAGGACAAGCGAAGACCGATGGACTTCTGAGGATGAAGACAAATTTGTGGCAAAGCTCGAAGCTGAGCTTGAAAAGATCCATCAGTTCCAAATGACCAAGGTTTGCTGGTTAATTGGTTTCCTGCACGCCCCGCTGAAACATGTGCTCCCACCGGCAATAGGCATCTGAGCTCGGTGCCCGTATAAATAGCGCGGAGCATAGCGTCAAATCCTTGGTTGAACAACAAGACGAGCAAGAAGAAGAGCACCGGGATATCGAAGATGGTCGGCCTCCTGTCCAGCCAGACCGAGCCGATGACGCTGGCTCAGACGATGAATTGGACGACGTCCTCGACGATGAAGATGATGACATTGATTCACTTGAAGAAAATTTTAGACAATTGGAGGAAGAGGTTGCAACCATTGTCGCTGACGTCCATGATTTGGCTTTGTATACCAAGCTGAACTTCACCGGGTTTGTCAAAATCGTTAAAAAGCACGACGTAAGCCATAGTGCTatttactatatacaaatgaTCTTACGCGGTCGAATAGAAACAAACTGGACTTACCCTCAAGCGTACATTCGCTCACGATTATCTCGAGAAACGCCCATTCTACAAGTACAACTGGGACTCTATTATTGTAAGGTTTCTTGGTTTTTTGGACTCATTTCAGGCCTTGACCAATACATCTTATTACTCGTGGTAGGTCAAACTTTCTAAACTTTACGACCTTGTTCGCACTCGTGGACACCCTATACAGGGTGACTCCAGTGCTGGAGGTGCTCAGAATGCGTTCGTACGGCAAACGACCAAGTATTGGGTATGTCACAAACTACCCTTTTATCGTGAGAATAAACTTATGTTTCATAGGTTCATCCGGATAACCTAGTACATTTGAAGCTCGCGATTCTTAGGCATCTCCCAGTTCTTGGTAGGTGGTGCTTTACCGATAATGAGAGTGTTTTACATATACCATATTTAGTTTTCAATCCCAACAAGGAATTCGAGCCTTCTGATTCAGGCAAGTCGACACATCTCTATCTAGTTACTGCTATTAACAGTTTTTATTAGCCATCACATCAATCTATTTTGATAATGAAGACCTGGAACTCTACCTTGGACGACTTGAGAAGACTGAAGGAGCCGAAGCTGTTCGACTTCGGTGGTATGGCGATATGTCATCCCGTACGATTTTCGTGGAACGGAAAACGCATAGGGAAGACTGGACCGGTGAAAAGTCCGTCAAGGAGCGGTTCCCTATAAAGGAGGACAAAGTCAATGCATTCTTGCGTGGAGAATATACGATGGATGAAGAATTTCGAGCATTGGTGAAGAAAGGTAAAAAGAGCGAACAAGAAGTCGAAGGCATGATACAGCTGGCCAGTGAAGTGCAGTACGCAATCTTAACCAGGAAGCTAGTCCCCGGTATGCCCTCTCTCGCTTAGCTTGAACCATGGTCTCATTTTGGCTGCTTAGTTATGAGGTCGTTCTACAACCGTACTGCATTCCAGCTTCCTGGCGACGCTCGCGTTCGTATCTCCTTAGACACCGAACTTACCATGGTTCGGGAAGACAACTGGGATGGTGAAGTCAGATCCGGAGACAACTGGCGCCGACCAGATGCCGGAATCGATTTCCCCTTCCCGAACGTCCCTGATAGGGACAAGGAGATATTTAAGTATGGAGTGCTCGAAGTTAAACTTCAAACTCAGCTTGGCCAGGAACCTCCGCAATGGGTCAGAGATCTAGTCTCCAGTCATCTGGTCGAGAGCGTTCCAAAATTCAGGTGCGTTATTTCAATGGCTTTAGAATTGAGGTACTTACGAATCTCATAGTAAATTCATTCATGGTTGTGCTACACTCTTGCCAAACCGTGTGGACCTGGTACCGTTCTGGTTACCTCAAATGGAAGCTGATATTCGCAAGCCTGACACTGGTAACGTAGCTATTGGCCGGCCAATTTCAGCTGCTACATCACCAGAGAGCCACACACCTGCATCTGAGGCCGATCAGGTTTTACGCTATACAGAACCTGTGAGCGAGGGCGAAGAAGACGAGATGAGAGACTATGGTGTCGCTCAGGATGAAGTCAGTATCGCACGACTCGATGCAAAGGCTGCTGCCCAGGTCATCAAGGAACGTCAAGCCGAACTCGAACGTCAGAAACTCGAGGAGATGCAAAAGGATAAAACGCCCACGTCTGAAGGGCGGTTAACTAGCGCTCCTGAACCTGATTTGGCGGATGACGAAGATGACGAGCGCACTCCATTCTTGCGCCGTAGGCGTAGTTCACAACCTGCAGAGCGTCCGAAGGGATTGAGCATTAATCCTTTGGCGCCGTCCAAAGCGTTTGACAAGAATTTCAAGAGTGCACTGAACAAGCGGAATGGGAATATTCCAGAAGGggatgaggaggaagcagtCCCCGAGCGGGAAGAAACCGAGTATGTGCGCCACTTTATTGCACAACCAGGAAAGAAGATCGCAGTCCCTGTTCGTGTGGAGCCCAAGGTGTACTTTGCCAACGAGCGAACTTTCTTGGTGAGATTAGCCCACACAATATACTCGTAATTTTCTAACCTCTTGACTCAAGAAATGGCTCCAATTTGCTGTTATGATTGGGACTGTCGCAACCACTCTGCTCAACTTTAGCAAGCCCGGGGACAATGTTGCGTTTTACAGCGCGATATGCTTTACCTTCGCATCCCTGCTCGCTATTGCATATGCAGGTGTCATCTTCGTGATCCGTGCACTTAAGCTACGCACTCGTGAAGTTAGTGAATGGTACTATGACAGGTACGGGCCGACAGTGCTCAGCGTGGTCCTATTGGCTTCGATTGCTGCAAACCTGGGCATGCGTATCTCCGAGGACGGATTTTAGGGTTTTTCATATTCTTAGCGAGACACATAGGAGAGGCACTTGGCCATGTTTGGATTTTGAGGTACACGCCTTTATAGTTCCAACGTCTTATTCTGTCTTTTTGCATGCATCCCCTGTCTTTTTTTCAAATCTCAATAAGGACACGATAATAATTCATTTACGACTTCCAAACGAAAATTCATGATTGTGATTAAGAGGAAGCATGAACATGATTCAATCGTGAAAAATGCAGGACCAGTAATTAACTTTGGTCAATGTGAATACAAATTAAGGATACGTGAAGGTATGATCATATATCAAGCAATGTTTGACATCACTATAGGTATCCAGTTGGTTCATGAATTTGGGGTATGAGAGTGTCCAAGATTATATGCGCCCAAACATCATGTCATCCGCCGCCCATGGACGTGTTGCTGTGGCCAAGGCCAACCAGCCTTCTGGCGACCAAGCTCCAAAGTTACAGTCTCCGCGATACGACGCATAAAGTCGGGACCTTGGCCCAAATCCTTGTGTATAATGGCTACAGTGGCACGAGCCTTAAGTTCGAACTTGTAGATAACGCCCGGCGGAGGAAACATAGTAGGCGGTATAGTCACACGAAACTCCACTACGATTTGGCCGTCGGGTGCCCATTTGCGAGGTTGAAAAGTAATAAAACGCGCTCCGGAAGCTGCAATTGATGCTGCCTCTGGGGGAACTCCAATCGGCCTATCGGCATGCCACATTTTGACTTTATGCGTCTCCGAGGCAAGTGTGATATCGAAATATTGTATTCCTACTTCATAACCTAATCCTTCCCATACTGTCTTGGGAGTACCGGGGCCAAGTAATTCTTGGCCTTGAAGCATTAATGCGCCGGAATAGTAGCAGGATGCTCTAATACAGTGATGATCAACTCCAAGCAAGAAGAGCTCATAATTACTTTTACTCACCCAGCATCAATTGCACTATCGATACCCATTGCTCTACGCGGTATCTGAGTGGAGAGTGGTCCAAGGAGACTTTCAAAAGTAACCATTTTGAATCGATCGAGCGTCGGCAAAATcagaaagaaaaaaatcTACTGGCACCGATGGGCGATGCTAGCTTCTGCAGAGGTGTGGGTGCTCCCGAAGCGATTGGCTTGTTTTTATGCGAAAGAGGGTATATGACCTGAGGGATCCGATGATATGGACAAAGTCCCGATGTTTGATGACCTCTAAAGTATCGGACCAGAGCCGTGCAAAGAGGTGGCATCCGAATTGGACCACACAGGAGCAAAGCCACTATAATGCGGTGCATGGCATACTACCCCACA
The nucleotide sequence above comes from Rhizoctonia solani chromosome 3, complete sequence. Encoded proteins:
- a CDS encoding ribonuclease H-like protein, with protein sequence MWQIATCVSNTALQLGLEFEIDKSDLIHFYCHSNHSSNPSLCLTLNSKNSIILPQGCICWLGFYLDRKLLFKEHISNSANKAKAIIAGLGMLANTQHGLTIKHVHILYLTCVIPILTYGSPLWFLGRRQKLLLKPLRKVQNQGLRWLLGAFKTTPIPCLKHLASIPPLHIVCQKLIMNYLAKLRTISKSSKVAKRLPASWDTHIPTLNSNRNNKAESLQSPIHFIASHSHPHIEFVSPHINHPSNPSVPVPDQIKIKDTTNGLKQDEYRDKILSEISVLEECHASVLGYSDGHAAVSNGIWKVGVGYVIRAGKRTLSSSSVRIGPQANIYDAEMLGILLAFMKAKQIAENQGYRKIRIYCDNQAAVKSIADLSRHPCQFASRAFVPAAKAFVEGHPERSIHVTWTPGHNGVEGNEIADRLANEGARVAPNPIFNRTITWAKEQATRKTVRTWKKAWYEHSESRINSKYYIPRPPALKLHPIFNSSKLGRDIECRLVQFLTGHGHYGEYHAQFHHDVDPRCACGESEETIFHLTTSCPAVAGHRGILSEFSTNINDPTMFGSLAGLEAVAKFIAKTGIGRRRGGPPATAQSM
- a CDS encoding vacuolar transporter chaperone 4; this encodes MKFGQKIKNDSYAEWRAYYLDYTGLKKFLKARTSEDRWTSEDEDKFVAKLEAELEKIHQFQMTKASELGARINSAEHSVKSLVEQQDEQEEEHRDIEDGRPPVQPDRADDAGSDDELDDVLDDEDDDIDSLEENFRQLEEEVATIVADVHDLALYTKLNFTGFVKIVKKHDKQTGLTLKRTFAHDYLEKRPFYKYNWDSIIVKLSKLYDLVRTRGHPIQGDSSAGGAQNAFVRQTTKYWVHPDNLVHLKLAILRHLPVLAITSIYFDNEDLELYLGRLEKTEGAEAVRLRWYGDMSSRTIFVERKTHREDWTGEKSVKERFPIKEDKVNAFLRGEYTMDEEFRALVKKGKKSEQEVEGMIQLASEVQYAILTRKLVPVMRSFYNRTAFQLPGDARVRISLDTELTMVREDNWDGEVRSGDNWRRPDAGIDFPFPNVPDRDKEIFKYGVLEVKLQTQLGQEPPQWVRDLVSSHLVESVPKFSKFIHGCATLLPNRVDLVPFWLPQMEADIRKPDTGNVAIGRPISAATSPESHTPASEADQVLRYTEPVSEGEEDEMRDYGVAQDEVSIARLDAKAAAQVIKERQAELERQKLEEMQKDKTPTSEGRLTSAPEPDLADDEDDERTPFLRRRRSSQPAERPKGLSINPLAPSKAFDKNFKSALNKRNGNIPEGDEEEAVPEREETEYVRHFIAQPGKKIAVPVRVEPKVYFANERTFLKWLQFAVMIGTVATTLLNFSKPGDNVAFYSAICFTFASLLAIAYAGVIFVIRALKLRTREVSEWYYDRYGPTVLSVVLLASIAANLGMRISEDGF